The proteins below are encoded in one region of Streptomyces sp. NBC_00490:
- a CDS encoding 5-dehydro-4-deoxyglucarate dehydratase, which yields MTAISTEAAAVVQRLRAGMASGVLSFPLTSFRDDGGLDLDAYRAYLADRLTSAPGAVFPACGTGEFFSLDEDEYRAVVRTTVEIADGRLPVVAGIGYGWAQALRFARIAEEAGADAALVLPHYLVGAPQDGLVEQLRHIADGTRLPLIAYQRGQVAFTADSLRRIAHIPTVIGLKDGHSDLDRLQRLTLAAPDGFLFFNGASTAEIQARAYATVGVPAYSSAVHAFAPEIANAFFAALRDRDDAGVTTLLREFYVPLVELRDRVPGYAVSLVKAAARLRGLPVGPVRAPLTDPGPADLADLEKVLDHGLSLVGAVRRPA from the coding sequence ATGACAGCAATCAGCACCGAGGCCGCGGCGGTCGTCCAGCGGCTCCGTGCGGGAATGGCGAGCGGGGTACTGTCCTTCCCCCTCACGAGCTTCCGGGACGACGGCGGCCTCGACCTGGACGCCTACCGGGCATACCTGGCCGACCGGTTGACAAGCGCACCCGGCGCGGTGTTCCCGGCCTGCGGGACCGGGGAGTTCTTCTCGCTGGACGAGGACGAGTACCGGGCTGTCGTGCGGACCACGGTCGAGATCGCCGACGGGCGGTTGCCGGTGGTCGCCGGCATCGGCTACGGCTGGGCACAGGCGCTGCGCTTCGCCCGTATCGCGGAGGAAGCCGGTGCGGACGCCGCCCTGGTACTGCCCCACTACCTGGTCGGTGCCCCACAGGACGGACTGGTGGAGCAGCTGCGCCACATCGCCGACGGCACCCGGCTGCCACTCATCGCATACCAGCGCGGTCAAGTCGCCTTCACCGCCGACAGCCTGCGCCGGATCGCACACATCCCCACCGTCATCGGCCTCAAGGACGGACACAGCGACCTCGACCGACTCCAACGCCTCACACTGGCCGCGCCCGACGGCTTCCTCTTCTTCAACGGCGCCTCTACCGCCGAGATCCAGGCCCGCGCCTACGCCACCGTCGGCGTGCCCGCCTACTCCTCGGCCGTCCACGCCTTCGCACCCGAGATCGCGAACGCCTTCTTCGCCGCTCTGCGGGACCGGGACGACGCGGGCGTGACCACACTCCTACGCGAGTTCTACGTCCCGCTGGTCGAACTGCGCGACCGGGTGCCGGGTTACGCCGTCTCCCTGGTCAAGGCCGCCGCCCGGCTGCGCGGCCTCCCGGTCGGCCCGGTGCGCGCCCCGCTCACCGACCCCGGCCCGGCCGACCTCGCCGATCTGGAGAAGGTGCTCGACCACGGACTGAGCCTGGTCGGCGCCGTACGACGACCCGCTTGA
- a CDS encoding IclR family transcriptional regulator — protein sequence MSETRGVRGVKSAARTVVLLELLAERGEQPSRLDQLAEELGVPRSSMYQLLQTLVECGWVRTDATGSLYGIGIRALLTGTSYLDGDRRIRLVRPYLDEASDALGETIHMARLDGTDVVYLATRESHEYLRTISRVGRRVPAHAGALGKALLAERADDELPFTDGQLTILTKNTHADRAALLADLSQVRERGYSIDREETVPGIAGFGFALRYDTPATDAISCSVPVARLTREHEAHIISVMQEMRAKIETRLPPVSGVPDWR from the coding sequence ATGTCAGAGACGAGAGGCGTTCGCGGGGTGAAGTCAGCGGCCCGGACCGTCGTGCTGCTCGAACTCCTCGCCGAGCGGGGTGAGCAGCCGTCGCGCCTGGATCAACTCGCGGAGGAGCTCGGTGTGCCGCGCAGCAGCATGTACCAACTGCTCCAGACCCTCGTCGAATGCGGCTGGGTCCGCACCGATGCCACCGGCTCCCTCTACGGCATCGGCATCCGCGCGCTGCTCACCGGCACCAGCTACCTCGACGGCGACCGGCGCATCCGCCTGGTCCGCCCGTACCTCGACGAGGCGTCGGACGCGCTCGGCGAGACGATCCACATGGCACGACTCGACGGCACGGACGTCGTCTACCTCGCCACCCGCGAGTCCCACGAGTACCTGCGCACCATCAGCCGGGTCGGCCGTCGCGTCCCGGCCCATGCGGGCGCGCTGGGCAAGGCGTTGCTCGCCGAGCGCGCCGACGACGAACTTCCGTTCACCGACGGGCAGTTGACCATCCTCACGAAGAACACGCACGCCGACCGCGCCGCACTGCTCGCCGACCTGTCCCAGGTCCGCGAGCGCGGCTACTCCATCGACCGCGAGGAGACAGTGCCCGGTATCGCCGGCTTCGGATTCGCCCTGCGGTACGACACACCGGCCACCGATGCCATCAGTTGCTCGGTGCCGGTGGCCCGGTTGACCAGGGAACACGAGGCCCACATCATCTCCGTGATGCAGGAGAT